In a genomic window of Shouchella clausii:
- a CDS encoding S8 family serine peptidase — MKRVQACILLVLLGCSGLIPHMAAAETYPVTPRAMETVSDEQQSGRRVVIVSAKGNVDNAVEQVKDAVPSAKIRHVFKVVYGGFSLDLLEEDIDTLKKLDGIARVDDIAIYQPSLEGSIPFVGAGKSDKRHLGPGGEALTGKGVKVGVIDTGVDYEHPDLRANVKGGYDVIDEDEDPMETKADQGEPTFHGTHVAGVIAANGRIKGVAPEAEIYAYRALGPGGQGTTEQVLEAIEKAVADGVDVLNLSLGNTVNGPDWPTSLALDRAVDKGVVAVTSSGNSGPNMWTVGSPGTSAKAISVGASLPPVEIPYITLTNEKERRLELTPLVGAKPWKLKRDIPIVEAGHGLVSDYKGVDAKGKLVLVKRGRSTFAEKMETARKAGATGILIYNNLKGSFAGGVIQPVDLIGASLSKEDGEWLLEQLDHSKKELSVRTGYEQKQDLLASFSSRGPVTETWEVKPDLVAPGVAIQSTVPKGYLGLNGTSMASPHVAGAAALLIQQHPDWNPEQVKAALMNTTKRLVDEEGREYMPHEQGAGRLQVDKALETKTLVYPSSLTFGTWEKKAPRTKRELTITIENMESKARVYHIAPPLGELDGIEWETPFSVTVGPNEKKQVTLAADIDPALLQEGLHAGTVEITGGSDTIRLPYVLFMEEPNYPRVMAFQFAHGDAKNSYYYEYYLPGGAEESGIALFDPDTFEFVDVLVSHEQSERGMVSGELSDLSVAPGRYRALVFAKSEGVKDTIEAFIDVGEPPLFPKEG; from the coding sequence ATGAAACGAGTGCAAGCTTGCATACTGCTGGTTTTATTAGGTTGTTCAGGACTTATTCCGCACATGGCGGCTGCCGAAACCTATCCTGTTACGCCAAGGGCGATGGAAACCGTATCTGACGAGCAGCAAAGCGGCAGGCGAGTGGTCATTGTATCGGCGAAAGGGAATGTCGACAACGCAGTAGAGCAAGTAAAGGATGCGGTTCCTTCAGCCAAAATTAGGCATGTTTTTAAAGTGGTTTACGGAGGATTTTCGCTAGATTTATTAGAAGAAGACATCGATACATTAAAAAAATTAGACGGGATTGCCCGCGTTGATGATATTGCTATTTACCAGCCAAGCCTTGAAGGCAGCATTCCATTTGTGGGTGCAGGAAAAAGCGATAAGCGCCACTTAGGGCCAGGAGGGGAAGCATTGACTGGCAAGGGCGTCAAAGTCGGCGTCATTGATACAGGAGTGGATTACGAACACCCTGATTTGCGCGCCAATGTAAAAGGTGGTTACGATGTTATCGATGAAGATGAAGACCCAATGGAAACAAAAGCGGACCAAGGAGAGCCGACTTTCCATGGAACTCATGTTGCTGGCGTCATTGCCGCCAATGGCCGCATAAAAGGAGTTGCCCCTGAAGCAGAAATCTACGCTTACCGCGCTCTTGGACCAGGTGGGCAAGGGACGACTGAACAAGTTTTGGAAGCGATTGAAAAAGCGGTTGCCGATGGAGTAGACGTTTTAAATTTGTCACTTGGAAATACGGTAAATGGACCAGATTGGCCGACTAGCCTTGCTTTGGATCGCGCAGTTGACAAAGGCGTAGTCGCTGTGACTTCAAGTGGCAACAGCGGGCCGAATATGTGGACTGTCGGTTCACCTGGGACTTCGGCAAAAGCGATCTCTGTCGGTGCCTCACTCCCGCCAGTGGAAATTCCTTATATAACATTGACGAATGAAAAGGAGCGCCGGCTTGAATTAACGCCACTCGTTGGCGCAAAGCCATGGAAGCTTAAGCGCGACATTCCCATTGTCGAAGCAGGACATGGACTTGTTTCTGATTATAAGGGCGTTGACGCAAAAGGAAAGCTCGTCTTAGTAAAAAGGGGGCGTTCTACTTTTGCTGAAAAAATGGAGACAGCACGAAAAGCGGGGGCAACTGGGATTTTAATTTACAATAATTTAAAAGGAAGTTTTGCAGGGGGCGTTATACAGCCCGTTGACTTAATCGGGGCAAGCCTAAGCAAAGAAGACGGCGAATGGCTGCTTGAACAACTGGACCACTCAAAAAAAGAACTGTCCGTGCGCACTGGCTATGAACAAAAGCAAGACTTGCTGGCGTCATTTAGTTCCAGGGGGCCGGTTACTGAGACATGGGAAGTGAAACCAGATCTCGTTGCTCCAGGAGTGGCGATCCAGAGTACTGTACCGAAAGGTTATTTAGGCTTAAATGGAACGAGCATGGCCAGTCCCCATGTGGCAGGGGCAGCGGCTCTTTTGATCCAACAACATCCAGACTGGAACCCTGAACAAGTAAAAGCAGCTTTAATGAACACAACGAAGCGTTTAGTCGATGAAGAGGGAAGAGAGTACATGCCCCACGAACAAGGCGCTGGAAGGCTGCAAGTAGACAAGGCGCTTGAAACGAAGACGCTTGTCTACCCGAGTTCGCTAACGTTCGGCACTTGGGAAAAAAAAGCACCACGTACAAAAAGAGAGCTAACGATTACGATTGAAAACATGGAAAGCAAAGCGAGAGTGTACCATATTGCTCCGCCGCTAGGAGAGTTGGATGGAATTGAGTGGGAAACCCCTTTTTCGGTAACCGTTGGTCCCAACGAAAAGAAGCAAGTGACGCTCGCTGCTGACATTGACCCGGCGCTTTTACAAGAAGGGCTTCACGCTGGCACAGTCGAAATTACAGGCGGGAGCGACACGATCCGCCTTCCATATGTGTTGTTTATGGAAGAACCGAATTACCCGCGGGTGATGGCCTTTCAATTTGCCCATGGCGATGCTAAAAATAGTTATTACTACGAGTACTATTTGCCAGGAGGGGCAGAAGAATCAGGGATTGCCTTATTTGATCCCGATACGTTTGAATTTGTAGATGTCCTTGTCTCCCACGAACAGTCTGAGCGTGGAATGGTAAGCGGCGAGCTATCTGATTTAAGTGTGGCTCCAGGCCGATACAGAGCGTTAGTGTTTGCGAAAAGTGAAGGCGTAAAAGACACAATCGAGGCGTTCATTGATGTCGGGGAGCCGCCGCTTTTCCCAAAAGAAGGCTAA
- a CDS encoding AtpZ/AtpI family protein, with translation MSKPNRNPMRAFALVSIITSYVVGGVVGGLFLGLWLDKLFGLEPLFLIICLLAGLGTGTYGIYKAVQPFLGDDQ, from the coding sequence TTGTCTAAACCAAACCGGAATCCAATGCGTGCGTTTGCGCTTGTGTCCATCATCACTTCCTACGTTGTTGGTGGTGTTGTTGGCGGGTTATTTCTTGGACTTTGGCTCGACAAATTGTTTGGGTTAGAACCCCTTTTTTTGATTATTTGCTTGTTAGCTGGCCTAGGGACTGGTACATATGGCATTTATAAAGCGGTTCAGCCATTTTTAGGAGACGATCAATAG